TGTAATCCGCATGCCCGGGACAATCTATGTGGGCATAATGCCTGTTTTGTGTCTGATACTCAACATGGGCTATGGCAATGGTTATCCCACGCTCCCTTTCTTCTGGTGCGTTATCAATATCACCAAATGCCTTGAATTCTGCCTGTCCTGCCATTGATAAAACCTTCGTGATAACCGAAGTTAAGGTTGTTTTTCCATGGTCAATATGACCAATTGTTCCCACATTAATATGTGGTTTTGTCCGCTCAAATTTCTGCTTTGCCATTTTTTTTAATACCTCCTTTTGTTTGGTAATTGGTAAATGGTGAATGGTAATTAAATACCGTTCGGCTGAACTCACGACGAAGATATTTAACCAATTACCAATTATTTGTTTTTAATTTCCTGAAACCCTATTTGATAATTGGCTAAATGGTAATTAAATTATCATTTACCAATCACCAGTTACCAAATTTATATCTTAGATACAATTTTTTCAGCAATTTCCTTTGGAACTTCTGCATAGTAAGCGAATTCCATCGTATAATTTGCCCTTCCTTGACTCAACGAGCGTATCGTTGTCGCATATCCAAACATCTCTGATAGTGGCACCATTGCTCGAATGATTTGAGATGTTCTTCTTTGTTCCATTTCTAAAATATTTGCCCTTTTAGAATTAAGGTCTCCAATTATATCTCCCATATATTCCTGAGGAACGGTTACTTCTAATTTCATAATTGGCTCTAATAGAACTGGATGTGCTTTTTTAACTCCAGCAATAAACGCTTGATGTGCGGCATTTTTAAAGGCAATTTCCGAAGAATCTACCTCATGAAAAGAACCATCAAATAATGTTACTTTTACATCTACAACTGGATAGCCGGCTAATACGCCGCAACCCATTGCTTCTTCAATACCTGCCTTCACCGGTGGGATATATTCCCTCGGTATAGTTCCGCCCACAATCTTATTAACGAATTCCAGTCCTGTTCCTGGTTCTACTGGTTCTATCATCAACCAGACATGACCATATTGTCCTCTACCACCACTCTGACGAATGTATTTTCCTTCTATTTCAACATTTCCTTTAATCGTTTCCCGGTATGCTACTTGTGGTTTGCTTACTTGGACATTTAATCCAAACTCCGTCTTCATTCGTTCGATTAAAACCTCTAAATGTAATTCGCCCATACCGGAGATAAGGGTTTGTCCTGTATCTGAATTTACGGATTTTCTAAAAGTAGGGTCTTCTTGAGTTAAGCGACTTAAGACCAGCCCTAATTTTTCTTCATCCTGTTTGGTCTCTGGTTCTATCGCCACTGAAATCACGGGTGAAGGAAAATGAATTGATTCTAAAACAACTGGATATTTCTTATCACACAGGGTATTGCCCGTAGAAATATCTTTTAGTCCAACTACGGCTCCTATATCACCTGCATAAAGTCGTTCAATATCTTCTCGTTTATTCGCATGCATTTGTATTACTCGACCGATTCTTTCATTTTTGTCTGTATTAGCGTTATAGATTGAATCACCGCAAGCAACAGAGCCGGAATAAACCCGGATATAAGATAAATTACCAACATACGGGTCTGCCGCAATCTTAAAGGCTAAAGCAGAAAAAGGTTCATCATCTGAAGCAATTCGTTCTTCCGGTTGCTCTGTTTTAGGATTAACCCCATTAACCGGAGGTTTATCAATAGGAGAAGGTAAATAATCCACTACGGCATCTAAGAGATTCTTTATCCCCTTATTGTTGACTGAAGTCCCACATAGTACCGGGAAAATCAATCCCTTTATTGTTGCTGACCGAATACCGCGCTTAATTTCATCTTCACTCATCTGTTCATCTGATAAGTATTTTGTCATCAACTCTTCATCAAATTCTGAGATAGTTTCTATCAAGGTATGATGAGCAGTGTTTGCGGTTTCATATAATTCTTCAGGGATTTTATCTTCTCTAATGACTTCTATCTTTTCGTTTTTGTCCCAGTAAAGAGCCTTCATTTTAACCACATCGATAATGCCTTTAAACACACCTTCTTTATCCATAATTGGTAATTGTATTGGCACAGCAATAGCGTCTAATCTTTCTTTCATCATCAAAACCACATGGTGAAAATCTGCGCCTACTTTATCCATTTTATTGACAAAGGCAATTCTGGGAACATGATACCTGTCTGCCTGACGCCAGACAGTTTCTGATTGAGGTTCAACACCACCTACGGAGCAAAAAACGGCAATTACGCCGTCAAGCACTCTTAATGAGCGTTCTACTTCAATCGTAAAGTCAACATGGCCTGGCGTATCAATAATATTGATTCTATGGTCTCGCCAGAAACAGGTAGTTGTAGCCGCAGTAATCGTAATCCCTCTTTTCTGTTCCTGTTCCATCCAGTCCATAACGGTCGTTCCTTCATCTACCTCACCAAATCTATGCACCTTACCTGTATGAAACAGAATGCGTTCCGTAGTTGTGGTTTTACCTGCATCTATATGAGCCATAAGCCCTATGTTCCTTATTTTTTCAAACGCAATCTTTCTTCCCATACTTCTCGCCTCTTTTTCTTTAACCATCACTTTTTCCATAATAATTTGTTATTTTTCCTCCTATTCGTTTAAGCCACTTGAACTTTTCTCTCTAATCCTATGTGTTCTAAGAGTATATGTTCTAAGTTGTTCCTTTGCTCTTCCAATCGAGCCATTTTTGTATTCCAATCCATCATCTCTACATTTTTTTGTATATCTATCTTAATTTCATGCATATCGTTCTGCATTGCCTCAAAGCGTTTATCCATAGCCTCCAAACGCTCGCTATGACATTTTAATTCAACCTGAATCGCCTTTAATTCAGGAACCAATAAATCTTGAATAACCTTTTTAAATCCACCAACAATATCTTGCATATTAAATATACCTCTTTATAATCTTACTCTTCTTCTTAGCCTCTTATAAATATTTTCTGTAAGCGTTCAAGTGGTGTAACAAAAGGAGATATGGCTGTTCTGTTGCTACTGTTCTCATATTTCAGCTCTCCTTAAAAATAATAATTAATTCCAAGATTTATAACCCACCCTATTCCATCAGCTTCACTTTCCTTATCACCAGAAAGTAAGACATACGCCGGACCAATA
The window above is part of the bacterium genome. Proteins encoded here:
- a CDS encoding GTP-binding protein; its protein translation is MAKQKFERTKPHINVGTIGHIDHGKTTLTSVITKVLSMAGQAEFKAFGDIDNAPEERERGITIAIAHVEYQTQNRHYAHIDCPGHADY
- the fusA gene encoding elongation factor G; the encoded protein is MEKVMVKEKEARSMGRKIAFEKIRNIGLMAHIDAGKTTTTERILFHTGKVHRFGEVDEGTTVMDWMEQEQKRGITITAATTTCFWRDHRINIIDTPGHVDFTIEVERSLRVLDGVIAVFCSVGGVEPQSETVWRQADRYHVPRIAFVNKMDKVGADFHHVVLMMKERLDAIAVPIQLPIMDKEGVFKGIIDVVKMKALYWDKNEKIEVIREDKIPEELYETANTAHHTLIETISEFDEELMTKYLSDEQMSEDEIKRGIRSATIKGLIFPVLCGTSVNNKGIKNLLDAVVDYLPSPIDKPPVNGVNPKTEQPEERIASDDEPFSALAFKIAADPYVGNLSYIRVYSGSVACGDSIYNANTDKNERIGRVIQMHANKREDIERLYAGDIGAVVGLKDISTGNTLCDKKYPVVLESIHFPSPVISVAIEPETKQDEEKLGLVLSRLTQEDPTFRKSVNSDTGQTLISGMGELHLEVLIERMKTEFGLNVQVSKPQVAYRETIKGNVEIEGKYIRQSGGRGQYGHVWLMIEPVEPGTGLEFVNKIVGGTIPREYIPPVKAGIEEAMGCGVLAGYPVVDVKVTLFDGSFHEVDSSEIAFKNAAHQAFIAGVKKAHPVLLEPIMKLEVTVPQEYMGDIIGDLNSKRANILEMEQRRTSQIIRAMVPLSEMFGYATTIRSLSQGRANYTMEFAYYAEVPKEIAEKIVSKI